From the Helianthus annuus cultivar XRQ/B chromosome 17, HanXRQr2.0-SUNRISE, whole genome shotgun sequence genome, the window ATTGCGGGGAAAGATTCTGCATTCACAGAAGGATACACCAAATTCTAGTAGAATTTGAGAGTCTCTTCTTATGGTTCCTCGGTCGTATACAGTATTGGGAAAATGCAGGACTAAGTGAGGCTGATGCGTTGGATTACACCGGGGATGTTGTCTGGCCTACATCGGAACATCGGGTTGGTCGGAATTCGGGTGTGATATTGTGTATGTTGCTGCAAAATCTTGTGCAAAACAGTGTACTTCCAAATTGGCAGGAACGAAACATGCAAGATGCATGTATGAGATATAGAAGATTTATGGCGGATCAACTCTATTCTGCACGTTTCATACCCCATTAATAATCTACTTAAAAAATATTTCCTAGTGAAATTATTGTGGGATAAATTAATCCCTAAATTAATTGAATCAaaatttttgttaattgtttATTTAGTGAAATTATgttcttttctttttcaattaCAAATGACTTTTTTTGTTATttacaaaacaaataaaacagaaagttaatataaataaaaaaacaattgtAATATATCTTAAATAGGATATACATTTGGCATAAATTTATACAAATACTTCTTATTTAATCATCACCCAAGTTGTACGAGGGCCATGTATGTTGAAGTACATAATCCTGAAATTGTCCGGCTTCAACTTGGGCGGTACTGGGTTCCGGCCTAGGGACGGTGCGAGAAGAAGTCTTTGTTTTGGGCGGTGCTAAACAGCTCGCCCGTGAATGCCCATACGTTTTGCACCTACCGCAATATACGGGAGTGGGGTCCTCTCCTTGCGATAAGATTCGTTTGTTTTCTTTCGGACGTCCGGCTTGTCGTTTTGTAATAACCGGTGGTTGTAGATTCACCAGTCCATCGGGTACTTCCCACTCTGATTTATCAGGCACTGGATTTATATGCTCCACATACGTCGATTTATAAACTTCATTACTGTAAAATGGCATCGCATAATGAGCACAATCTGGTTCACCTAAAAATCTAGATACCGCAATAACATGCCCGCAAGGTAACCCAGATACTTGCCAAACCCGACAAGTGCATGTTCCATTTGAGAAGTCAACTAAACCTCTCTTTCCACCGTCATCAACATCAAAACTGTCCTGGGAAATTCCAGCAACCACCCACGAACGAGAACCTTCCACTTTGCCTCGAATTTTTTTTTGAGCCCACGGTGTAAGAAAGTGTTCCCCTTGAATTCCCTCTTTCCGGCGATCATAGAACCATTTTTGGACAGACTGTACGAAAAATTCTATCAATTGGGTTATTGGAATTTTTCGAGCATGGTTTGATAAAGCATTCATAGATTCAGCGCTATTAGATGTCATGTAATGATATCTTCTCGCTGGACAATGTGCTCTTGACCATTTCTCAAACCCAATTTCTATAAGAATGTCTCGTAATCTTGGAACAGCAGCACATAGCGCGTCAAACGATTCTTGAAAATCGGACATCCGGTAAGATTTGCACGTCTTCCACCAAAGACTCTCATATTCCTTTTTTTTTTGACGGTAATCGAAGGTTGACCATCAAATGACGACAACATAACCCGTGAAAGCTTCTTGGAAACACCAACCGTACGGCTAATTGTATAGAAGCTGCCCGGTCAGAAATAATTGCCAATTCTGGATGTTCGCCGATGCATTCTTTCAGTTTTGAAAGGAACCACGTCCACGACTCACCGTCCTCAGATTTACCAATGCCATAACCAATAGGCAAAATCTGATTGTTTCCGTCCATGCCCACAGCCAAAAACATTGTTCCCTTAAATTCACCTTTCAAGTGGGCAGCATCTATGATGATAAGCGGTCTTAAGTTACGGACAAAGCTCCGAATCTGAAACAAATACGATAATGTTAGACATATGTGGAAAAttttatttattgatttatttttttatagtGTTTCACTTACCACCGCACCTATGGCCACAAATAACATTTCAAAACGACTTTCAGAATCAGTGCGTATCTGTGTCACTGTTCCTGGATTAACCTTCTCCAAGTTATAACAATAGACGGGAAGTTCCGCAAAAGAACTTGACGAACTACCTTGCAAAAGTTCTAATGCGTTACATTTACCACGCCATGCTTGCATATACGTTAAATTGACTTTTTCTTTAATCCTAAAATCTTTTACAATTTCGGTCGAACGGTATATCCGTCCAGAATCTTTAAATTGTTCTACTAATAAGCTACCCACCACCATTGGGTTTGCTTGTCGCATATGTGGATATGTTTGCGTCTTAGAACATGTATGATTGTTGTTAAAATGTTTTACGTAAAAAACATCACAAGATTCGCGACTCGCTGCCTTGAAATTCCACTCGCAATTCTCTTCAATACAAGATACTTCGTAACGAGTTTTGGATGATCTGTCTACTTTATACGAAAAACTTTCGGAAAGACACATTTTTCCTAATTCTATTTTCATTTCCTGTTTGTTACGGAAAATATAACCTATGTAAAACTGGCTTTTATTTCCAACGGGACAATTAACATTATCAGTTACTCCAGATTTATTATATACGTTACATTCATCTTCAGGAAAAACATTTGCATTAAGATCAGGACACTTAAAAAAATTCGAAGAACCGGCCGATGAACCAACTTGATCTTCAACCACATATAATTTAAATAACTcaagagggtttgtttcccaaaTTTTGGATAAAAAAGTTAGATCAGAATCATCAACTATATCAATGGGATCgttaaaatttgaaattttgtaaGATACACGTGTGATGTTTTGAAGACCGGTTGACTCACTAAGATTTTTTAAAAATGTATTATAAGAAACTGTAGTAGAAGTCTCAAAACCACGTCTAACAGAATCTGCTTGGACCACGTACTCTAGCCTCCCATCAACGACTTCCCACTTGCCACCACAGTAAACAACAAATTTCATTGCCATATCAATTGAGAGAGAAAACAAAAATAGGAAGATGTATTTTCTAATCTAAAATAGAAACGCACACATTtataataaaagtaaaaaaaaaaccaaaaaaaaaaacaagtagcTATTGTTTTTGTGGTCTAATGCGTCTCGTAGACTCCTCGGGTAGACGCCTAAATAAACGTGATAAGACGCATCACATCATCCAGCTACTGACACTGGAAGCGCCTCGAAGACGCATCCGAAGCAGCCTTTAGGGGCATGGCTCTGACAATGGAAGCGTCTCTCA encodes:
- the LOC118488916 gene encoding uncharacterized protein LOC118488916 encodes the protein MSDFQESFDALCAAVPRLRDILIEIGFEKWSRAHCPARRYHYMTSNSAESMNALSNHARKIPITQLIEFFVQSVQKWFYDRRKEGIQGEHFLTPWAQKKIRGKVEGSRSWVVAGISQDSFDVDDGGKRGLVDFSNGTCTCRVWQVSGLPCGHVIAVSRFLGEPDCAHYAMPFYSNEVYKSTYVEHINPVPDKSEWEVPDGLVNLQPPVITKRQAGRPKENKRILSQGEDPTPVYCGRCKTYGHSRASCLAPPKTKTSSRTVPRPEPSTAQVEAGQFQDYVLQHTWPSYNLGDD
- the LOC110925055 gene encoding uncharacterized protein LOC110925055; protein product: MAMKFVVYCGGKWEVVDGRLEYVVQADSVRRGFETSTTVSYNTFLKNLSESTGLQNITRVSYKISNFNDPIDIVDDSDLTFLSKIWETNPLELFKLYVVEDQVGSSAGSSNFFKCPDLNANVFPEDECNVYNKSGVTDNVNCPVGNKSQFYIGYIFRNKQEMKIELGKMCLSESFSYKVDRSSKTRYEVSCIEENCEWNFKAASRESCDVFYVKHFNNNHTCSKTQTYPHMRQANPMVVGSLLVEQFKDSGRIYRSTEIVKDFRIKEKVNLTYMQAWRGKCNALELLQGSSSSSFAELPVYCYNLEKVNPGTVTQIRTDSESRFEMLFVAIGAVIRSFVRNLRPLIIIDAAHLKGEFKGTMFLAVGMDGNNQILPIGYGIGKSEDGESWTWFLSKLKECIGEHPELAIISDRAASIQLAVRLVFPRSFHGLCCRHLMVNLRLPSKKKGI